The region CATTATGATTAGCAGAGCGGTTTCACCGCATCGCGCATGCCTTTGCGTAAAATCGCATCCAGATCCTGCGCAACCTGTTCTACCAGTCCGTTCACCTGCGTCAGATCCTGCTCCCAGTGCTCGCTCACGCTTAACACCGACGATACCAGTTCACGGGTAGTGACCTGTTTATCGTGATGTTGCGTCCACAGCTGCTGGTAACGTTCAAGCCAGTGCGCATCGTCCTGCACCGGGTAACGCTCACCGTTGCGTTCGGCGCGGTAGAACGCAATCAGCGCCGCCAGGGCAAAGGTCAGGCGTGCAGGCAGTTTGCCGGTCGCCTTCTGTCCTGCCAGCAGTTGCGGCAGAATGCGGGTGCGGTATTTGGTCATCCCGTTCAGTGCAATCGACAGCAGCTGATGCTTAATGTACGGATTACGGAAACGCCCCGTTACGGCACTGGCGAAGGAGTGCAGCTCGTCGCGCGGCAGATCCAGGACCGGTATGATCTCCTCATAAATAGCCTTTTCTACGAACGCGCAAATCTCCGCGTCGTTCATGGCGTCCCCTACCGTATCCAGCCCGGCCTGAAAAGCGACCGGGACCAGCGCCGTGTGCGCGCCGTTGAGGATCGCCACCTTACGCTCTTTATACGGTTTGATATCGTCAACAATCAGGACATTGAGCGGGTATTTATCCAGGCGCAGTTCCGCTGCAAGTGATTTTGGCCCCTGAATAACAAACAGATAGAAGTGTTCAGCCGTGTCGAGGAAGCCGTCGTGATAGCCCAGACCGGCCTCCAGCTCTGCCACCTCATCACGCGGATAGCCGGTAACAATGCGGTCAACGAGCGTCGAGCAGAAAGTGTTAGCGTCATTCAGCCAGGCAATGAATGCCGCCGGTAGCGCCCACGCCTGTGCATAGCGCAGCACCAGTTCACGCAGGGCATCGCCGTTGTAGTCGATGAGTTCGCAAGGAATGATGATCCAGCCTTTATCCGCTGCCCCGTTAAAGTGGGTAAAGCGTTCGAACAGCAGACTCGTCAGTTTGGCCGGATAGCTGACCGCTGGCGCATCGTCAAACTTATCGCCCGCGTGATAGCTGATGCCCGCCTCCGTGGTATTGGAAAAGACAAATCGCATGTCCGGGTTATGGGCGAGCTTCAGAAATTCATCGTACTGGCTGTAGACGCTGATTTCACGATTCACGGAACGAATAAGACGCGCATCGCTTACCGCTTCACCCTGCTCATTCAGACCACGAATAATCGTGGTATAGAGACCATCCTGGGTACTCAGCGACGGGGGAAAATCGCTCTGGATTGGCCGCACAATCACCACACCTGAATTGAGATCGGTATGCTCGTTTAAGAGGTCGATTTGCCAGTCAACGAACGCGCGCAGGAAGTTACCTTCGCCGAACTGGATGATACGTTCAGGATAGCGCGCACCGGGGAAATCACGACGGTTGAGTGTGTTCACAATGGAGGTCCTTTATGATTAGTCATACAGCCTGATAAGATTGGTGTGATAACTTATCAAAACTTCACGACCAGAACCCCTGTCTGGATCAACACATGGCGCAATGGTGAAAAATAATCACAAAAATTTATAAAACACCGAGGTTGCCGTCATGTCCCCGTTCGGCATCAGGGCGTAGCGTGGGATCTCCCCCATCTTTTGCCAGCCCGCACGTTGGTAAAACGTCTCTGCGCCGCTGCCAGTCGACGTATCAAGCACCAGCACCGTAAGGGCTTTTGCACGCGCAACCGCCTCAAGGGCTTCCATCAGCGCCATTGCTGCCCCTTTACGGCGCGCCTTCTCATGAACCAGCAGTTTCGCGACATCTGCGCGGTGCGGCTGGTTTTCAGGCTGATCGGTGATCAGCTGGACCGTGCCAATCAGCCCCTGCTCCTCATCGAAACAGCCCAATACAGTGCGCTCGTTGCGCCCGACGCTTTCTGCGACGCTGAGCCAGAACGTATGGGCTTTCCCGGAAGAAAAAGGCAGCATAAAGCTGACGGAGGCGCCGCCGTTGACACAGCTGACGAGAATATCGTTCAGGGCAGTGATGTGGGTAAGAATGTCCTGTCGGGAGAGAGGTTTAATCAGCATGGGAGAGTTCATCGCGCGTCCTTAGGTTGAATCTCTCCACTTTGCTATTAACATTTTCGTAACGCAATAAGCGATGACATAGGACTTCGTTATGTCATTTTTCGCCGTGATGCTGCCGCTTCATGGCGTACATCTGCGCATCCGCATGCTTTAACCACGCCTGCATATCGTTCCGGTGATGATCGAACTCGCTTAACCCCCAGGAGAACTGTAACGACCAGGGATGCAGCTGGCGCGCGTTGTAATTTTCCGTTTGTTCAACAAGATACTGCATGGCGATCCAGGCGCCAGGCTCATCGGTATCCGCAAACAGTACCGCGAACTCATCTCCCCCGAAACGTACCAGCAGATCGGCCTCGCGGAATGAGGAACGCATCAGGGCGGCCATCGCTTTCAGGGCTTTGTCGCCCTCCTGGTGCCCGAAGCGATCGTTAATGGTTTTGAAATGGTCCAGATCCAGCCAGCCAAGCGTTAACGGTTCTGCCCGACGCTGCGAAACCGACAGCGCAAACTGCGCAAACTGGTTAAACCCGCGACGGTTAAACAGCCCCGTAAGCTCATCGGTCGTGGCCGCGCTTACGGCTGCAAACTCATCCTCTGCCAGCGCGCTGAGATCGGCCAGTACGGCGGAATCCGCCGCCGAAAACTCACGCGGTGCGTAATCAATGAGACACAACGAGCCTACGCACGCCCCGTCACGTAAACGCAGCGGGTAACCGGCATAAAAGCGCACGCCAGGCTCTCCCGCCACCTGCGGGTTGTCCGCAAAGCGTTCGTCCCGCAGCGTATCCCCCACCACCAGCGGCGCGTCCCCCAGGATCGTATGACCACAAAACGAGAGTTCGCGAGGCTGGCTGACGGGCACCCGGCCATCGGCAGACTTCACGATCACGGCGTGATCATCCACCAGCGTAATCATCGCCAGCGGCACCCTGAAAAAGCGTGTTGCCAGACGCGTCAGACGGTCAAACGCGGGATAATTGTCGATCTCAAGCAGACCGGACTCGCGCAGTGCATTCATGCGCTCCGTTTCATTAACGGGAATCAAAGGTGCTTTCATAACGTCTCCTGACGCTGAGCATTAGTAAAAGCGTAGCTTAAACAGAGACATTGTCAGTTCATGAGGCACGATTTACCTCAATGACCAGCCAATGATGGATCACGTTGACGATATACTGTTGTTGCTGCGCATTCAGCGGCACGCCCTGCGGGATCGCATGCCACTTAGCCAGACAGCCCCGACAGCAGGTTGCCGTGGCATGCTGGGCGATAAAGACCGGATGGCCACGCATCGGCGTCTGCTTACCGTCATTTACCGGCTGTGCAGGTGCCAGTCGCGCGGCGACAAAATCGGCGGCATGCCGATCGATAGTCTCCGCGCCTTTATCCCAGCAGTATTGCCGCTCTTTCGTTCCTAAATGAAAACGCGAACGAAACGTGGAGCGGGCCAGGCGCGCGAATAAAGGGTCTAACGTGGACATTAATATACGGACCGTCCAAGACGTTTGGTCAGCTGCTCCAGCGCCGCCACGCCTGCCAGTGAATTGCCGGTTTCGTCCAGTTCCGGGCTCCAGACGGCAATCGCCATCTCGTGCGGGACAATCGCCACAACCCCACCGCCAACGCCGGATTTGGCCGGCAGCCCCACGCGCCAGGCAAACTCTCCTGCGTTCTGATACATTCCGCTGGTCGCCATTAAGGCGTTGATCTGCCGGGCCTGCATGGGGGAGACAACGTCCTCACCCAGATGCGGGGCATGGCCCTGATGCGCCAGAAACAGAAAAGTCTGCGCCAGTTCGACACAGTTCATCTTCAGTGCGCAGTAATGAAAATAGTTTTGCAGAACCGTGGCGACATCATTATGAAAATTGCCGAAGGACTTCATCAGCCAGGCAATCGCGGCATTACGTGCAGAGTGTTCAAACTCAGAGCGCGCGACCACCGAATCGTAGGCAATGTCCTGCACGCCGGAAAGCTGACGCACAATTTCGAGCATCCGCTGGCGCGGCGCGCTCAGCCGACTTTGCAGCATATCGCACACCACCAGCGCCCCGGCGTTAATAAACGGGTTACGCGGCTTACCCTGTTCGATTTCCAGCTGGAGAAGGGAGTTGAACGGCTGACCGGACGGATCTTTGCCTACCCGCTGCCAGATCTCCTGCTCGTCATACTGGCGCATGGCGGCAACCAGGCTGAGCACTTTTGAGATCGACTGAATCGAAAAGCGCTCCAGCGCGTCTCCCGCCTGAAAACGCTGCCCGTCGATGGTACAAATGGCGATACCAAGCTTATTCCCGCTGATCGAGGCCAGCGCGGGAATGTAATCGGCAACCTTACCCTGCCCCAGTAACGGACGAACCTGCGCCAGAATCTCGTCCAGCATCTCATTATGGATGACCGCAGCCACACTTTGCTCCTTGCCCTCAGGCTAAAACGGGCTGCGAGTATAACAGAGGCTTATACATCACGTCAGGCAGGGAGACGAAAACGCGAGACGGCCTGTAACAAAAGATCTGACTCCTGATGCAGACGCGCAGAGGCATTCGACGCTTCGCTAACCAGCAGATCTGTCTGACGCGATACCTGATTCAGCGCCTGAAGCTGACGGGTCATCTGGTGAATACTTTCCCCCTGATTCAGGGTGGCAAGCGAAATGTCATTCAGCAGGCTGCTCAGATTCGCCACCAGCCCGGTAACCTGTTGCAGATTATCTTCCAGACGGTTTACCACCTGGGAACCTTCTTCAATACCCTGTAGCGAATGGTTGATCAGCGCCTGGATGGTTTGCGTAGAGTGACTGCTTTTTCTGGCCAGCAGCCCCACTTCTCGGGCGACTACCGCGAATCCGCGCCCCTGCTCCCCCGCATGGGCGGCTTCAATGGCAGCATTGAGGGCCAGAATATTGGTCTGAAACGCCACGCTGTCGATCATCGCGACGATCCCGCGCATCTCTGAGGATCGGTCGACGATCGTCTGCATCGAGCCATTCACCGCAGACATCATGTGCTCCCCGCCGACGGCAGCCTGTCGGGCCTCATCGGCACGCGAGCGGGCAAGTTTCGCATACCCCGTGTTCCCCTCAACGTGGTTTTCGAGATCGGCAATATGCGCCGTCACCTCCTCCAGCTCTTTGGCCTGCCGCGTAGACTGCTGATAAAGCTTCTGATTTCCCTGGGCAAGTGACCCGATATTCTCAACCATGGCGGTGGTGGCCTCGCTGACCTGAGTCACCAGTTGCTGTAGACCGCGCTGCATGGCGGTAATACTGCCGCTGAGCTGGCTGATTTCCCGGTTGAAGCGCACAACGTCAGGCGGCGTGCCGGACAAATCTCCAGCCGCAAGCAGGTTTATATGCACGATCATACGGCGTAGCGGGGTTATCACCCATTTTGCCATGCCGAACCAGACGGCAATGGCAATGGCCACCAGCACCAGCGGCGCACACAGGAACAGTCGTTGCAGCCCTGAGAGTTGTTCCATGAGCGACTGACGCCCCTGTATCGCCTGCTTCTCACTTCGCTGCTGATAGCGTGCGAAGTTGTCATTAAAATCGGTCTGAAACGCCTGGGCGGGTACGGCAAAAAAGAGATCAATGCTATTGGTTTTCACCAGCCCTTCCGCCTGCTCCCTGATGGCGCTATAGAAAAGCTGATAGCTATTGACCAGCGCCTCGTCTTGCGGCGGATTAAGCGCGAGCCAGCCTTTCCACGCCTGCTGTGACGCCGCCAGGGATTTTTGCGCCTCGTCCATCAGGCTATGCCAGCTCCCTTCTGAGCCGGTCTCTTTATCCTGCATGAAGTACACGCCAGCGCGGTTGAGCAGATCGCTTGCCGCCAGCAGGGAAACGCGCGCCTGATCCAGCCTGCTCTGTTGCTGCCAGGCCAGCTGATTGCGCTGTTCGTTACGCTGGGCTTGATTCAGGGAGGCGGTCAGCAGGAAGGAGGAAGAGAGTTGCAGGGCGGAGAAAAGGCCAATAATACAAAAGATGCCGGTCAGCAGGCCAAACTGACGAGGAATAAAGCGCTGCGCAAGACGGCGAAAAATTTGCGTTAGGTTCATAATTTTCTTCTGTAACAATACGTTAGACGCGAGCGAGTCTACGAAACGAAAATGACAGAACCATTGCAGAATAATGACAGGAAACGGGAATTGCCGGGCAGCGTATTTGCCTTACCCGGCAACAACATTACACGCGATCCTTCCACACCGTCTGCACATTACAGAACTCATGCAGACCGAAATGAGAAAGCTCCCGTCCGAAGCCGCTCTTCTTCACGCCGCCAAACGCGACGCGCGCATCGCTGGCGCTGTAGCCGTTGATAAACACCCCGCCGCACTCCAGTTCGCGAGAG is a window of Enterobacter hormaechei ATCC 49162 DNA encoding:
- a CDS encoding DUF4186 domain-containing protein, whose protein sequence is MSTLDPLFARLARSTFRSRFHLGTKERQYCWDKGAETIDRHAADFVAARLAPAQPVNDGKQTPMRGHPVFIAQHATATCCRGCLAKWHAIPQGVPLNAQQQQYIVNVIHHWLVIEVNRAS
- a CDS encoding sensor domain-containing diguanylate cyclase, which produces MKAPLIPVNETERMNALRESGLLEIDNYPAFDRLTRLATRFFRVPLAMITLVDDHAVIVKSADGRVPVSQPRELSFCGHTILGDAPLVVGDTLRDERFADNPQVAGEPGVRFYAGYPLRLRDGACVGSLCLIDYAPREFSAADSAVLADLSALAEDEFAAVSAATTDELTGLFNRRGFNQFAQFALSVSQRRAEPLTLGWLDLDHFKTINDRFGHQEGDKALKAMAALMRSSFREADLLVRFGGDEFAVLFADTDEPGAWIAMQYLVEQTENYNARQLHPWSLQFSWGLSEFDHHRNDMQAWLKHADAQMYAMKRQHHGEK
- the glsB gene encoding glutaminase B, with amino-acid sequence MAAVIHNEMLDEILAQVRPLLGQGKVADYIPALASISGNKLGIAICTIDGQRFQAGDALERFSIQSISKVLSLVAAMRQYDEQEIWQRVGKDPSGQPFNSLLQLEIEQGKPRNPFINAGALVVCDMLQSRLSAPRQRMLEIVRQLSGVQDIAYDSVVARSEFEHSARNAAIAWLMKSFGNFHNDVATVLQNYFHYCALKMNCVELAQTFLFLAHQGHAPHLGEDVVSPMQARQINALMATSGMYQNAGEFAWRVGLPAKSGVGGGVVAIVPHEMAIAVWSPELDETGNSLAGVAALEQLTKRLGRSVY
- a CDS encoding tagaturonate reductase, translating into MNTLNRRDFPGARYPERIIQFGEGNFLRAFVDWQIDLLNEHTDLNSGVVIVRPIQSDFPPSLSTQDGLYTTIIRGLNEQGEAVSDARLIRSVNREISVYSQYDEFLKLAHNPDMRFVFSNTTEAGISYHAGDKFDDAPAVSYPAKLTSLLFERFTHFNGAADKGWIIIPCELIDYNGDALRELVLRYAQAWALPAAFIAWLNDANTFCSTLVDRIVTGYPRDEVAELEAGLGYHDGFLDTAEHFYLFVIQGPKSLAAELRLDKYPLNVLIVDDIKPYKERKVAILNGAHTALVPVAFQAGLDTVGDAMNDAEICAFVEKAIYEEIIPVLDLPRDELHSFASAVTGRFRNPYIKHQLLSIALNGMTKYRTRILPQLLAGQKATGKLPARLTFALAALIAFYRAERNGERYPVQDDAHWLERYQQLWTQHHDKQVTTRELVSSVLSVSEHWEQDLTQVNGLVEQVAQDLDAILRKGMRDAVKPLC
- a CDS encoding methyl-accepting chemotaxis protein, producing the protein MNLTQIFRRLAQRFIPRQFGLLTGIFCIIGLFSALQLSSSFLLTASLNQAQRNEQRNQLAWQQQSRLDQARVSLLAASDLLNRAGVYFMQDKETGSEGSWHSLMDEAQKSLAASQQAWKGWLALNPPQDEALVNSYQLFYSAIREQAEGLVKTNSIDLFFAVPAQAFQTDFNDNFARYQQRSEKQAIQGRQSLMEQLSGLQRLFLCAPLVLVAIAIAVWFGMAKWVITPLRRMIVHINLLAAGDLSGTPPDVVRFNREISQLSGSITAMQRGLQQLVTQVSEATTAMVENIGSLAQGNQKLYQQSTRQAKELEEVTAHIADLENHVEGNTGYAKLARSRADEARQAAVGGEHMMSAVNGSMQTIVDRSSEMRGIVAMIDSVAFQTNILALNAAIEAAHAGEQGRGFAVVAREVGLLARKSSHSTQTIQALINHSLQGIEEGSQVVNRLEDNLQQVTGLVANLSSLLNDISLATLNQGESIHQMTRQLQALNQVSRQTDLLVSEASNASARLHQESDLLLQAVSRFRLPA
- a CDS encoding GNAT family N-acetyltransferase; this encodes MNSPMLIKPLSRQDILTHITALNDILVSCVNGGASVSFMLPFSSGKAHTFWLSVAESVGRNERTVLGCFDEEQGLIGTVQLITDQPENQPHRADVAKLLVHEKARRKGAAMALMEALEAVARAKALTVLVLDTSTGSGAETFYQRAGWQKMGEIPRYALMPNGDMTATSVFYKFL